A section of the Triticum dicoccoides isolate Atlit2015 ecotype Zavitan chromosome 7A, WEW_v2.0, whole genome shotgun sequence genome encodes:
- the LOC119332019 gene encoding protein trichome birefringence-like 19, with protein MEFHGVKLPAIAHHSRHWHCVLPAAVLTTCLVVLAAMSLPGRVPLMPPFLPSMTGHGRGVNGSCDIFKGEWVPDPGAPRYTNETCPVIHGHYDCMRYGKPDLGVVRWRWRPDGCELPRFDAARFLGAMRGKSVAFVGDSLARNQMHSLVCLLARAERPVPWTKAGYVYRYERHGFAVADFWSPFLVRAVETDRDGPARSGAGLWSLHLDEPDAGWAAHAGMFDYVVVSAGSWFYRPSVFYERGRLVGCSGCLAPNVTDLTLRYSMRLAFRSALRAAVGAPGGRSRTVIVRTISPSHYENGTRSEDGDCVRTRPLRRGQWEMDEEQKEMRRIQVEEFAAAEAAARGKGVRMLLMDATEAMALRPDAHPSKYRLWEPEKFWVSRDCLHWCLPGAMDACNDMLLHMLIG; from the coding sequence ATGGAGTTTCATGGAGTCAAGCTCCCGGCGATTGCCCATCACAGCCGCCACTGGCACTGTGTGCTCCCCGCCGCCGTCCTCACGACGTGCCTTGTGGTCCTCGCGGCGATGAGCCTGCCCGGCCGCGTGCCGCTGATGCCGCCGTTTCTCCCGAGCATGACCGGCCATGGACGAGGCGTCAACGGGTCCTGCGACATATTCAAGGGCGAGTGGGTGCCCGACCCGGGCGCGCCGCGATACACCAACGAGACGTGCCCCGTGATCCACGGCCACTACGACTGCATGCGGTACGGCAAGCCGGACCTCGGGGTcgtgcggtggcggtggcggccggACGGGTGCGAGCTGCCCCGCTTCGACGCGGCGCGCTTCCTCGGCGCCATGAGGGGCAAATCCGTGGCGTTCGTCGGCGACTCGCTCGCCAGGAACCAGATGCACTCGCTCGTGTGCCTCCTGGCGCGGGCCGAGCGGCCCGTGCCGTGGACCAAAGCGGGCTACGTCTACCGCTACGAGCGCCACGGCTTCGCCGTCGCCGACTTCTGGTCGCCGTTCCTCGTCCGCGCCGTCGAGACGGACCGGGACGGCCCGGCGCGTAGCGGGGCGGGCCTGTGGAGCCTCCACCTGGACGAGCCGGACGCTGGATGGGCGGCCCACGCCGGCATGTTCGACTACGTCGTCGTCTCCGCCGGCAGCTGGTTCTACCGGCCGTCCGTGTTCTACGAGCGCGGCCGCCTCGTCGGGTGCAGCGGCTGCCTCGCGCCCAACGTCACCGATCTCACGCTCCGGTACTCCATGCGGCTGGCGTTCCGGAGCGCGCTCCGCGCGGCCGTGGGCGCGCCGGGCGGCCGCTCCAGGACGGTCATCGTGCGGACGATCTCGCCGTCGCACTACGAGAACGGGACGCGGAGCGAGGACGGCGACTGCGTCCGGACGCGGCCTCTCCGGCGTGGTCAGTGGGAGAtggacgaggagcagaaggagatgCGCCGGATACAGGTGGAGGAGTTCGCGGCGGCAGAGGCTGCGGCGAGAGGGAAAGGGGTGAGGATGCTGCTGATGGACGCGACGGAGGCCATGGCGCTGCGGCCGGACGCCCACCCGAGCAAGTACCGGCTGTGGGAGCCGGAGAAGTTCTGGGTGTCCCGTGACTGCCTACACTGGTGCCTGCCCGGCGCCATGGACGCGTGCAACGACATGCTGCTTCACATGCTGATCGGTTAA